In a genomic window of Microbacterium amylolyticum:
- a CDS encoding hemolysin family protein codes for MNDWAGLAWLVVLLLGNAFFVGAEFAVISARRSQIEPRAEKGSRTAKTALYAMEHATAMLATSQLGITICSLLILNVSEPAIHHLLMGPLGLTGMSEAVASTVAVIIAILFVSYLHVVFGEMVAKNLAFSLPDRAVLLLAPPLVAVSKLFHPVIWVLNGIANAALRMVGVEPKNEAASTFTLDEVATIVSQSRREGVLVDSSGTVAAVVEFTDKVAGDIGVPLEKLVTLPENATPADIERAVATHGYSRYVIVDDEHDPIGYVHIKDVLRAEDAETDRKMTQPIPAKRIHRLVPVSAATDLEDALALMRQQGRHVARVRNATGETVSALFLEDILEELIGEVHDATERSRRR; via the coding sequence ATGAACGACTGGGCTGGTCTGGCGTGGCTTGTTGTCCTCCTGCTCGGAAACGCCTTCTTCGTTGGCGCGGAGTTCGCGGTGATCTCCGCGCGTCGATCGCAGATCGAACCGCGGGCGGAAAAGGGATCTCGCACGGCGAAAACCGCCCTCTACGCGATGGAGCACGCAACGGCGATGCTGGCGACGAGCCAGCTCGGCATCACGATCTGCTCGCTGCTGATCCTCAACGTTTCCGAGCCGGCGATCCATCACCTGCTGATGGGACCGCTGGGACTGACCGGAATGTCGGAAGCCGTTGCGTCGACCGTTGCGGTGATTATCGCGATTCTGTTCGTGTCGTATCTGCACGTTGTCTTCGGTGAGATGGTCGCGAAGAACCTCGCGTTCTCGCTTCCCGACCGGGCCGTTCTGCTGCTCGCACCGCCGCTTGTCGCGGTCTCGAAGCTGTTTCACCCCGTGATCTGGGTGCTCAACGGCATCGCGAACGCCGCGCTGCGGATGGTGGGCGTCGAGCCGAAGAACGAGGCCGCATCCACGTTCACACTGGACGAGGTGGCAACGATCGTCAGCCAATCGCGTCGCGAGGGTGTCCTCGTTGACTCCTCCGGCACGGTCGCCGCCGTCGTTGAGTTCACCGACAAGGTCGCCGGCGATATCGGCGTCCCGCTCGAAAAGCTTGTCACCCTGCCCGAGAACGCAACGCCCGCCGATATTGAGCGCGCCGTTGCCACGCATGGCTACTCCCGCTATGTGATCGTCGATGATGAACATGACCCGATCGGCTACGTCCACATCAAGGACGTCCTGCGTGCGGAAGACGCCGAAACGGATCGCAAGATGACGCAGCCGATTCCGGCTAAGCGCATCCACCGTCTCGTGCCCGTTTCTGCCGCGACCGACCTGGAGGACGCGCTGGCGCTCATGCGTCAGCAAGGCCGCCACGTTGCCCGCGTGCGAAACGCAACGGGCGAGACGGTCTCCGCCTTGTTCCTCGAGGACATTCTCGAAGAGCTGATCGGCGAAGTGCATGATGCCACCGAGAGGTCTCGGCGGCGGTAG
- a CDS encoding NADH:flavin oxidoreductase/NADH oxidase codes for MSRLFTPLTIRETTFRNRLWVAPMCQYSATDGVVGDWHHVHLAQFASGGAGLVIAEAAAVVPVGRISPEDAGIWNDEHVAAWRPITTAIKDRGSIAGIQLAHAGRKASTWAPFADSNGTVPAADGGWQTEGPSAIAYEGFAPPVAMTPERISEVTAAFAHAARRSLDAGFDVIEVHAAHGYLLHEFLSPLSNEREDEFGGSLENRARFTLDVVRAVRAEVGPDVPVFVRFSATDGADGGLATDDVAQVARWAVDAGADLFDISTSGLVAHQKIDVFPGYQVPHAARVREVTGALVGAVGIITSGQQAEQILEDGDADVILAAREWLRDPHFGLRAAAELGEDASIWPKQYVRARRAAA; via the coding sequence ATGAGCAGGCTCTTCACGCCACTGACGATCCGAGAAACCACATTCCGTAACCGGCTGTGGGTCGCTCCCATGTGCCAGTACAGCGCGACGGACGGCGTCGTCGGCGACTGGCACCACGTGCATCTGGCCCAGTTCGCTTCGGGCGGCGCCGGACTCGTGATCGCCGAGGCCGCGGCTGTTGTGCCGGTCGGCCGGATCTCCCCCGAGGACGCCGGCATCTGGAACGACGAACATGTTGCTGCGTGGAGGCCCATCACCACGGCGATCAAGGACCGCGGATCGATCGCCGGAATCCAGCTTGCGCACGCGGGACGAAAAGCCTCGACGTGGGCGCCGTTTGCCGACAGCAATGGCACGGTTCCCGCCGCGGACGGCGGATGGCAGACAGAGGGCCCGTCGGCGATCGCGTACGAGGGCTTTGCTCCTCCCGTCGCGATGACCCCGGAACGGATTTCCGAAGTCACGGCGGCGTTCGCCCACGCGGCGCGGCGTTCGCTCGACGCTGGTTTCGACGTGATCGAGGTGCATGCCGCGCACGGCTATCTGCTGCACGAGTTCCTCTCGCCGCTGTCCAACGAACGGGAGGATGAGTTCGGCGGGTCTCTCGAGAACCGTGCCCGTTTCACACTCGACGTTGTCCGGGCCGTGCGCGCCGAAGTCGGCCCCGATGTTCCCGTTTTCGTGCGTTTTTCGGCAACCGACGGCGCAGACGGCGGACTCGCAACGGACGATGTGGCACAGGTGGCCCGCTGGGCCGTCGATGCGGGCGCCGACCTGTTCGATATCTCGACGAGCGGCCTTGTCGCCCACCAGAAGATTGATGTCTTCCCCGGCTACCAGGTGCCGCATGCGGCGCGCGTTCGTGAGGTCACCGGCGCGCTCGTCGGAGCAGTAGGCATTATCACCAGCGGTCAGCAGGCAGAACAGATCCTGGAAGATGGCGACGCCGATGTCATTCTGGCGGCGCGCGAATGGTTGCGGGATCCTCACTTCGGGTTGCGTGCCGCGGCGGAACTCGGCGAGGACGCATCGATCTGGCCGAAACAGTACGTGCGGGCGCGGCGCGCAGCGGCGTAG
- a CDS encoding ADP-dependent NAD(P)H-hydrate dehydratase, giving the protein MPEGNGSSEHRWMAEDAASVLRVPTRGDHKYSRGVVSLLTGSVTYPGAAVLSVEGAWRAGIGMVRWLGEDAVAPFVVHRRPETVLGSGRADAAVLGSGMAAAPDRDESTTRRGLALLASGVPAVIDAGALDLVPRAKGAVIVTPHDGELPTVRAACGLGGARDDVATRLHASAHERLDVVRETADALGGVVLLKGARTLVAAPGGWWTHIDTGVPWLATAGTGDVLAGTIGALLAGCVAQTSSEDVNLESLATVAATAAWLHGTAGRIAAGAGHPITALDVAEALPAAFAEATR; this is encoded by the coding sequence ATGCCTGAAGGAAACGGATCGAGCGAACACCGCTGGATGGCGGAGGACGCAGCTTCCGTTCTGCGAGTTCCAACGCGAGGTGATCACAAGTATTCCCGTGGCGTCGTGTCGCTTCTCACAGGAAGCGTGACATACCCGGGCGCTGCTGTGCTCTCTGTCGAGGGCGCGTGGCGGGCTGGCATCGGCATGGTGCGGTGGCTGGGGGAGGACGCCGTTGCCCCCTTTGTCGTTCACCGGCGTCCCGAGACCGTTCTCGGCAGCGGACGTGCTGACGCCGCTGTTCTCGGCAGCGGAATGGCGGCCGCACCGGATCGCGATGAGAGCACAACGCGCCGAGGGCTCGCGCTTCTGGCCTCGGGCGTTCCTGCCGTGATCGACGCCGGCGCACTCGATCTTGTACCGAGGGCGAAAGGCGCCGTCATCGTGACACCGCACGACGGGGAACTGCCGACCGTGCGGGCGGCATGCGGCCTCGGCGGTGCGCGCGACGACGTCGCCACCCGACTGCACGCAAGCGCACACGAGCGCCTCGACGTTGTGCGCGAAACGGCCGATGCCCTCGGCGGGGTCGTGCTCCTGAAGGGCGCACGCACTCTCGTGGCGGCGCCAGGAGGGTGGTGGACACACATTGATACGGGCGTTCCGTGGCTGGCAACGGCAGGAACGGGAGACGTCCTTGCCGGGACGATCGGCGCGCTCCTCGCCGGATGCGTCGCGCAGACGTCGTCCGAGGATGTCAACCTCGAATCGCTCGCTACTGTTGCCGCAACGGCGGCGTGGCTCCACGGAACAGCGGGCAGAATCGCCGCGGGCGCTGGTCACCCGATCACGGCGCTCGACGTGGCAGAGGCGCTTCCGGCCGCATTCGCGGAGGCGACGCGATGA
- a CDS encoding glycosyltransferase 87 family protein, protein MRAQPWLPVALIWAAFGVAHAVSVALGFVWPNGPMGDTYLVYEPWSEMALGGYGIVGVDMPWVYPPLALAPMVIAQGLVWFESYSMAWAALVCIANAVGFWALVRDGESRSRVIAGGYWALFTLLLGPIAIYRIDAITVPLAVIGMLWLRSRPGLAGAVLSIATWIKVWPAALLLAAVCAVRRRKEVVIGAALASVVIAGVVVLAGGAGNLFGFVTEQTGRGLQIEAVAATPFMVMAQTGSHAVYYDTDILTYQVAGPGIAEVASAMTLVMVIAVAGIAALGTWKSRRGASVVELLPPLALALVTALIVTNKVGSPQFESWFIAPIVWWIVWDRRRAMPLAILALVIAALTHVIYPLAYTQILLTEAPAIAVLVLRNVALVALGIWAVVRVVRVPARG, encoded by the coding sequence ATGAGGGCACAGCCATGGCTGCCCGTCGCACTGATCTGGGCCGCTTTTGGCGTCGCTCACGCCGTTTCCGTCGCGCTCGGTTTCGTGTGGCCCAACGGCCCCATGGGGGACACCTACCTCGTCTACGAGCCGTGGAGCGAGATGGCGCTCGGTGGTTACGGCATTGTCGGCGTCGACATGCCGTGGGTGTATCCGCCGCTTGCTCTTGCGCCGATGGTGATCGCTCAGGGGCTTGTCTGGTTCGAGTCGTATTCGATGGCGTGGGCGGCGCTCGTGTGCATCGCCAATGCCGTTGGGTTCTGGGCCCTCGTGCGCGACGGTGAATCGCGCAGCCGCGTGATCGCCGGTGGATACTGGGCGCTGTTCACCCTGCTGCTCGGTCCGATCGCGATCTACCGTATCGACGCGATCACGGTGCCGCTCGCGGTGATCGGCATGCTCTGGTTGCGTTCGCGGCCGGGTCTTGCGGGAGCGGTTCTGTCGATCGCAACGTGGATCAAGGTGTGGCCTGCTGCGCTGCTGCTGGCGGCCGTGTGCGCCGTTCGCCGTCGCAAGGAGGTCGTCATCGGTGCCGCGCTGGCATCGGTGGTGATTGCGGGTGTCGTCGTGCTGGCCGGCGGCGCAGGGAACCTCTTCGGGTTCGTGACCGAGCAGACCGGACGCGGCCTGCAGATCGAAGCCGTCGCCGCAACGCCTTTTATGGTCATGGCGCAGACCGGATCGCACGCCGTGTATTACGACACGGACATCCTTACCTATCAGGTTGCGGGCCCCGGCATCGCCGAGGTAGCGAGCGCCATGACGCTGGTGATGGTGATCGCCGTCGCCGGCATCGCCGCGCTGGGGACGTGGAAGTCTCGCAGAGGCGCCTCCGTCGTCGAGCTCCTCCCGCCCCTCGCACTCGCCCTGGTCACGGCGCTGATCGTCACCAACAAGGTGGGGTCACCGCAGTTTGAGAGCTGGTTCATTGCGCCCATCGTGTGGTGGATCGTCTGGGACCGGCGCCGCGCGATGCCGCTGGCCATTTTGGCCCTCGTGATCGCCGCGCTCACCCACGTCATCTACCCCCTTGCGTACACGCAGATTCTCCTGACGGAAGCGCCCGCGATCGCCGTTCTGGTGCTCCGCAACGTCGCCCTCGTCGCCCTCGGGATCTGGGCCGTTGTCCGAGTGGTGCGGGTGCCCGCTCGGGGTTAG
- a CDS encoding carbohydrate kinase family protein codes for MPSRVIVAGPSAWNHLILLDRLPEPVPHMQFAEREWHALGGTSAGKALHLASLDVDVRLRTPLGADTDGDRVADALVLGRVVVDRVPSERTERHVNLMTVAGERVSIYVSTPSPPAEEDVAAAAAAVADAEIAVIDLSDLGAALLGRCGEVPLWVDLHDYDGSAAFHEPFVRAADVVFMNDDKTDDPWALMESCLRRGPRLAVCTRGAEGAVALTSSGTRHGVEATAAHVVDTNGAGDAFMAGFLAATLSGACVDSALSAGANQARIAIESPHMHPVLSVEAASHS; via the coding sequence ATGCCTTCTCGCGTCATCGTCGCCGGTCCCTCAGCGTGGAACCATCTCATCCTCCTGGACCGACTGCCGGAGCCCGTTCCGCACATGCAGTTCGCTGAGCGTGAATGGCATGCGCTCGGCGGAACATCGGCCGGGAAGGCGCTACACCTGGCCTCTCTCGACGTGGATGTGCGGCTACGCACGCCGCTCGGCGCTGACACGGACGGAGACCGCGTGGCCGATGCGCTGGTGTTGGGGCGGGTTGTCGTCGACCGCGTTCCGTCGGAACGCACGGAACGTCACGTAAATCTGATGACGGTTGCTGGCGAGCGCGTCTCAATCTATGTGTCGACGCCCTCACCTCCGGCAGAAGAAGACGTCGCCGCGGCTGCCGCGGCCGTCGCGGATGCTGAGATCGCCGTTATCGATCTCAGCGATCTCGGTGCCGCACTTCTTGGGCGGTGCGGCGAGGTGCCGCTGTGGGTGGACCTGCATGACTACGACGGCTCAGCAGCCTTCCATGAGCCCTTTGTGCGCGCCGCCGACGTTGTTTTTATGAACGACGACAAAACCGATGATCCATGGGCTCTGATGGAGAGCTGCCTCAGAAGAGGACCGCGGTTGGCGGTCTGTACCCGCGGAGCGGAGGGCGCGGTGGCGCTCACGTCGTCCGGAACGCGACACGGCGTGGAGGCCACTGCCGCACACGTTGTCGATACCAACGGCGCGGGGGACGCGTTCATGGCCGGGTTTCTCGCCGCCACACTGAGCGGTGCCTGCGTCGATAGCGCCCTGTCGGCCGGCGCGAACCAGGCGCGCATCGCAATCGAATCCCCGCACATGCATCCCGTGCTGAGTGTCGAGGCCGCGTCCCACAGTTAA
- a CDS encoding thiamine-binding protein, translating into MLVAFSVAPSGTGEKSSGDGDASVHAAVAAAVKVVRESGLTHRTTSMFTEVEGPDWDAVMDVVKRAVEAVQPYGSRVSLVLKADIRPGRDGEIDGKIERLEQAIGNTDDAE; encoded by the coding sequence ATGCTGGTCGCATTTTCCGTTGCCCCGTCCGGAACCGGCGAGAAGTCTTCCGGTGATGGCGATGCCTCCGTTCACGCGGCCGTTGCCGCCGCCGTGAAGGTCGTGAGGGAATCGGGCCTCACACATCGCACCACCTCGATGTTCACCGAGGTCGAAGGGCCCGACTGGGACGCCGTCATGGACGTCGTCAAACGCGCAGTCGAGGCGGTGCAGCCCTACGGCTCGCGCGTCTCACTCGTTTTGAAGGCAGATATTCGTCCCGGCCGTGACGGCGAAATCGACGGAAAAATCGAGCGGCTGGAACAGGCGATCGGAAACACAGACGACGCGGAGTAA
- a CDS encoding MFS transporter, with the protein MTSSTTSRGAARTALLSLAIGAFGIGMTEFATMGILPQIAGDLLSDTFEASQESAIAQAGHLISLYALGVVIGAPTIAAIVSRFPRHVVMISLVTALLIGNLLTVIAPTYELLAVTRLLSGLPHGAFFGMAAIIASDLMGPERRGRGVAVVMSGLTVANMVGVPAGTFLGQMLGWRATYVVVVVVFAIALIMCWRFIPATPGDPGRSFRKELGVFRLPQVWLTIAFGAIGFGGFFAVYSYVSTFVTEASAAPEWVVPIALVALGLGMFVGNFVGGALADISVPRTLVASLGTLAAASLLVAVASPWTPALIAALFIFGVAGQVVAPTVQLRLLDVAGEYQAIGAALNHSALNIGNGIGAAVGGAAIAAHWGYVSPAWLGAGLALVGIVIAIAALAAERRQLALAA; encoded by the coding sequence ATGACTTCCTCGACAACGTCGAGGGGTGCGGCGAGGACGGCGCTCCTCTCCCTGGCCATCGGTGCGTTCGGCATCGGAATGACCGAATTCGCGACCATGGGAATCCTCCCGCAGATCGCGGGCGACCTCCTCAGCGACACCTTCGAGGCCTCACAAGAGAGCGCCATCGCGCAGGCGGGGCATCTGATCAGCCTCTATGCGCTCGGAGTGGTCATCGGAGCGCCAACGATCGCCGCCATCGTGTCGCGCTTTCCGCGTCACGTGGTCATGATTTCTCTCGTCACCGCACTCCTCATCGGTAACCTGCTCACGGTCATCGCGCCCACGTACGAGTTGCTGGCTGTCACACGTCTCCTCTCGGGCCTGCCGCACGGCGCCTTCTTCGGTATGGCGGCGATTATCGCCAGCGACCTGATGGGGCCCGAACGTCGCGGCCGCGGCGTCGCCGTTGTCATGTCGGGCCTGACGGTTGCCAATATGGTCGGGGTGCCGGCCGGAACGTTCCTCGGGCAGATGCTCGGGTGGCGCGCAACGTACGTCGTTGTCGTCGTCGTTTTCGCGATCGCCCTCATCATGTGCTGGCGCTTCATTCCCGCCACCCCCGGTGACCCCGGCCGTTCCTTCCGAAAAGAACTCGGCGTCTTCCGGCTTCCGCAGGTGTGGCTCACGATCGCCTTCGGCGCCATCGGATTCGGCGGGTTCTTCGCCGTCTACAGCTACGTCTCCACCTTCGTCACGGAAGCATCCGCGGCCCCCGAGTGGGTTGTTCCGATCGCCCTCGTCGCCCTCGGCCTCGGCATGTTCGTCGGAAACTTCGTCGGCGGTGCGCTCGCCGACATCAGTGTTCCTCGCACCCTGGTGGCCAGCCTCGGAACACTCGCGGCCGCATCGCTCCTCGTTGCCGTTGCCTCCCCGTGGACACCCGCGCTCATCGCAGCGCTGTTCATCTTCGGCGTCGCCGGCCAGGTGGTGGCGCCCACCGTTCAGCTCCGCCTGCTCGATGTTGCGGGTGAATACCAGGCGATCGGTGCGGCCCTCAACCATTCCGCGCTCAACATCGGAAACGGCATCGGAGCCGCGGTCGGAGGAGCCGCCATCGCCGCGCACTGGGGGTACGTCTCGCCCGCATGGCTGGGGGCGGGGCTCGCCCTCGTCGGCATCGTCATCGCGATCGCGGCGCTTGCTGCCGAACGTCGACAGCTCGCGCTCGCCGCATAA
- the metX gene encoding homoserine O-acetyltransferase MetX, translating to MDWQISEDTVPSAPVTEADTRSMAGRPPASGAWQDGDHPGGRQFAWLGPFTTERGDTIPHMRLAYETWGELNADRSNAVLITHALTGDSHVAGDAGPGHPTAGWWTPVVGPGLAIDTDRWFVIAPNVLGGCQGSTGPASIHPDGDHWASRFPYLTVRDQVAAHAALAEKLGIERWGAVIGGSMGGMHALEWAVTHPDRVARLAVIASPPVNTADQIALNSTQLEAIEIDPGFQGGEYYESAAGDGPHRGLALARRMAMLNYRGVIELNKRFDRSWQSEVSPLGHGGRFAVESYLDFHGNKFTRRFDANSYIRLVEAMDSHDVGRDRGGVEDALKRVTARTLVMGINTDRLFPIDGQHRIARGIGSTIHGSDAITIRSDFGHDGFLIETETVGHHLRELLAE from the coding sequence ATGGACTGGCAGATTTCCGAGGACACGGTTCCTTCCGCACCCGTGACCGAGGCGGATACTCGGTCTATGGCGGGGCGCCCTCCGGCGTCCGGCGCGTGGCAAGACGGCGATCACCCCGGCGGCCGCCAGTTCGCCTGGCTCGGCCCGTTCACCACTGAGCGCGGCGACACCATCCCCCACATGCGCCTCGCATACGAGACGTGGGGCGAGCTCAATGCCGATCGCAGCAACGCCGTTCTCATCACGCATGCGCTCACGGGTGATAGCCATGTGGCGGGCGACGCCGGTCCCGGTCATCCGACGGCGGGCTGGTGGACTCCTGTGGTCGGTCCCGGCCTCGCGATCGATACCGACCGATGGTTCGTGATCGCACCCAACGTTCTCGGTGGTTGTCAGGGCTCAACGGGCCCCGCGAGTATCCACCCCGACGGTGACCACTGGGCATCGCGTTTTCCCTATCTGACGGTGCGCGACCAAGTCGCTGCGCACGCTGCCCTGGCCGAGAAGCTGGGTATCGAGCGCTGGGGCGCCGTCATCGGCGGTTCGATGGGCGGAATGCACGCCCTGGAGTGGGCCGTCACCCATCCCGACCGCGTTGCACGCCTCGCCGTTATCGCCTCGCCGCCGGTCAATACCGCCGACCAGATCGCGCTGAACTCCACGCAGCTCGAGGCAATCGAAATCGATCCCGGTTTCCAGGGCGGTGAGTATTACGAGTCGGCCGCGGGAGATGGCCCCCATCGCGGCCTCGCTCTAGCCCGGCGCATGGCCATGCTGAACTACCGCGGCGTGATCGAACTCAACAAACGCTTCGATCGCTCGTGGCAGTCGGAGGTGAGCCCACTCGGGCACGGCGGACGCTTCGCCGTTGAGTCGTACCTGGATTTCCACGGCAACAAGTTCACGCGACGGTTCGACGCGAACTCGTACATCCGTCTCGTCGAGGCGATGGACTCGCACGATGTGGGGCGCGACCGCGGCGGTGTTGAGGACGCCCTGAAACGCGTCACAGCACGAACGCTCGTGATGGGGATCAACACGGATCGGCTCTTCCCGATCGATGGTCAGCACCGGATCGCCCGCGGTATCGGTTCGACGATCCATGGCTCAGACGCGATCACAATCCGTAGCGACTTCGGCCACGACGGTTTTCTCATCGAAACCGAAACGGTCGGCCACCACCTCCGGGAGCTCCTGGCGGAGTAA
- a CDS encoding bifunctional o-acetylhomoserine/o-acetylserine sulfhydrylase, with translation MSDNWRFETQQIHAGAQPDPTTGARATPLYQTTAYVFRDAEHAANLFSLAEPGNIYTRIMNPTQAVAEERIAALEGGSGALLVSSGQAAETFAVLNIAESGDHIVSSSSIYGGTYNLFKYTLAKLGIETTFVENQDDPDEWARAVRPNTKLFFAETVGNPQANVLDIASVSDVAHANNVPLVVDNTIATPYLIRPFEHGADIVVHSATKFLAGHGTVVAGVIVDGGTFPWSKHADRFPGLTEPDPSYHGVSYTGALGDAIAYLTKARVQLLRDLGSAVAPNNAWQLIQGIETLSLRMERHVQNAQAVAEWLDQHEDVATVNYSGLPSSPWFAAAGKYAPSGVGAVLSFELKGGVDAGRAFVNSLELFSHLANIGDVRSLVIHPASTTHSQLTPEQQLTAGVTPGLVRLSVGLENVEDLVNDLQQAFDKARTRESATA, from the coding sequence ATGAGCGATAACTGGCGTTTCGAAACCCAGCAGATTCACGCTGGCGCACAGCCCGATCCGACGACCGGGGCACGCGCCACACCGCTGTATCAGACAACGGCATATGTGTTCCGCGACGCAGAGCACGCCGCAAACCTTTTCTCGCTCGCCGAGCCGGGCAACATCTACACCCGCATCATGAACCCGACGCAGGCCGTCGCGGAAGAGCGCATCGCCGCGCTCGAAGGCGGATCCGGCGCTCTTCTCGTCTCCAGCGGCCAAGCTGCCGAGACGTTCGCCGTTTTGAACATCGCCGAATCGGGCGATCACATCGTCTCGTCCAGCTCCATCTATGGCGGAACGTACAACCTCTTCAAGTACACCCTCGCCAAGCTCGGAATCGAAACCACGTTCGTCGAGAACCAGGACGACCCCGACGAGTGGGCACGCGCCGTGCGCCCGAACACCAAGCTGTTCTTCGCTGAGACCGTCGGAAACCCGCAGGCAAACGTTCTCGACATCGCCTCCGTTTCAGATGTCGCCCACGCCAACAACGTGCCGCTCGTGGTGGACAACACCATCGCCACGCCCTACCTGATCCGCCCCTTCGAGCACGGGGCCGACATCGTCGTGCACTCGGCAACGAAGTTCCTCGCCGGACACGGAACGGTCGTTGCCGGCGTCATCGTCGACGGCGGCACCTTCCCGTGGTCGAAGCACGCCGATCGATTCCCCGGCCTCACCGAGCCCGACCCGTCCTACCACGGTGTCAGCTACACGGGTGCGCTCGGCGACGCCATTGCGTACCTCACCAAGGCCCGCGTGCAGTTGCTGCGCGACCTCGGATCCGCCGTAGCGCCGAACAACGCTTGGCAGCTCATCCAGGGCATCGAGACGCTGTCGCTGCGTATGGAACGCCACGTTCAGAACGCGCAGGCGGTTGCCGAATGGCTCGACCAGCACGAAGACGTCGCCACCGTCAACTACTCGGGCCTGCCTTCGTCGCCGTGGTTCGCCGCTGCCGGGAAGTACGCACCGTCCGGTGTCGGAGCAGTTCTTTCCTTCGAGCTCAAGGGCGGCGTCGACGCCGGCCGCGCGTTCGTGAACTCGCTCGAGCTCTTCAGCCACCTGGCCAACATCGGCGACGTGCGCTCGCTCGTCATCCACCCCGCATCAACGACGCACTCGCAGCTGACACCGGAGCAGCAGCTCACGGCTGGTGTGACGCCCGGCCTCGTGCGCCTCAGCGTGGGGCTCGAGAACGTCGAAGACCTGGTGAACGACCTCCAGCAGGCGTTCGACAAGGCTCGCACCCGCGAGTCCGCCACGGCCTAG
- a CDS encoding SDR family oxidoreductase yields the protein MTRRAVVTGASSGIGEAVARTLRGSGWEVVGVARRADRLEKLAAETGAEAFAADLTRQADIDALAEFTAQRPLHALVHVAGGALGTDRVEDGDSDGWLRMYEMNTLSAQRLVKALLPQLRSTAAAGSTHADALFVTSTAAQVAYPGGGGYNAAKAGEAMLVAALRQELLGEPIRVVEIAPGMVRTEEFALTRLGGDKSAADAVYAGVESPLTADDVADVIAYSLNAPGHVNLDLVTLRPVAQAAQHLVHRGPLAVHGTD from the coding sequence ATGACGAGGCGAGCGGTTGTGACAGGGGCGAGTTCCGGCATTGGTGAGGCGGTGGCGCGCACCTTGCGAGGGAGTGGCTGGGAGGTTGTCGGTGTTGCTCGCCGCGCGGATCGGCTTGAGAAGCTGGCGGCGGAAACCGGTGCTGAGGCGTTCGCTGCCGACCTGACGCGACAGGCAGATATCGATGCCCTCGCGGAGTTCACGGCTCAGCGCCCCCTCCACGCTCTTGTTCACGTCGCCGGGGGTGCTCTCGGCACGGACCGTGTTGAAGACGGCGATAGCGACGGATGGCTGCGGATGTACGAGATGAACACCCTCTCTGCGCAGCGGCTCGTGAAGGCACTTCTCCCGCAGCTGCGGTCGACGGCCGCAGCGGGGTCGACGCACGCGGACGCCCTGTTCGTCACGTCGACGGCGGCCCAGGTCGCGTACCCCGGCGGTGGTGGATACAACGCGGCGAAGGCCGGCGAAGCGATGCTGGTTGCCGCTCTGCGGCAGGAGCTTCTCGGTGAGCCGATTCGGGTTGTGGAGATCGCGCCGGGAATGGTGCGAACGGAAGAGTTCGCGCTGACGCGCCTCGGCGGGGATAAGAGCGCCGCCGACGCGGTGTATGCCGGCGTGGAGAGCCCACTCACGGCAGATGATGTTGCCGATGTCATCGCGTACAGCCTGAACGCACCGGGGCATGTCAATCTCGATCTTGTGACGCTCCGCCCTGTCGCTCAGGCGGCGCAGCACCTTGTTCATCGTGGTCCGCTCGCCGTGCACGGCACGGACTGA
- a CDS encoding phosphoribosyltransferase translates to MADHYSERESLTWDGFGGATRDLARAIVASGFVPEVVVAIARGGLLPAGAIAYALGAKNCGAINMEFYTGIGTVLDAPEVLPPELDMNYLDGRRVLLVDDVADSGRTLKMAVDMLIDKGADVRSVTIYTKPSTIIQPDFAWKDTDLWIDFPWSKDGSVIEEDAGLPASA, encoded by the coding sequence GTGGCAGATCACTACTCGGAACGCGAAAGCCTCACCTGGGACGGTTTCGGAGGGGCGACGCGCGATCTCGCCCGTGCGATCGTGGCGTCAGGATTCGTGCCGGAGGTCGTGGTGGCGATCGCCCGCGGTGGGTTGCTGCCGGCGGGAGCGATCGCGTACGCCCTGGGGGCGAAAAACTGCGGCGCCATCAACATGGAGTTTTACACGGGAATTGGCACAGTTCTCGATGCGCCGGAGGTGCTTCCGCCCGAGCTCGATATGAACTATCTCGACGGGCGTCGCGTTCTGCTGGTGGACGATGTGGCCGATTCGGGCCGCACCCTGAAGATGGCCGTCGACATGCTGATCGACAAGGGCGCCGATGTACGGTCGGTCACGATTTACACCAAGCCGTCCACGATCATCCAGCCCGATTTCGCGTGGAAGGACACCGACCTGTGGATTGATTTCCCGTGGTCGAAAGACGGCTCGGTGATCGAAGAAGACGCCGGTCTTCCCGCCTCCGCCTGA